In the genome of Acidobacteriota bacterium, the window CCTCCGGTGTATTGAACGGAGAGGCCGGTGGAATCGTGAACTGAGGACTGGCGACGAAGAGTTTTGTGAGAGAGGGAATCGTACGTGCCCACATTTAATCAATTAGTGAAATCAGGCCGCAAGCGGATGCGCGTCCGCACCGCGAGCCCGGCGTTGCAATCGTGTCCGCAGAAGCGCGGCGTCTGCACGCGCGTTTATACCACGACGCCGAAGAAGCCGAACTCCGCGTTGCGCAAAGTGGCGCGCGTACGGCTGACCAACGGCATTGAGGTAACGGCGTACATTCCAGGCGTGGGACACAACCTGCAGGAGCACTCGATTGTGCTGATCCGCGGCGGTCGCGTGAAGGATCTTCCCGGCGTGCGCTATCACATTATCCGCGGCACACTGGACACGGCCGGCGTCGCCAATCGCAAGCAGGGCCGCTCCAAGTACGGAGCCAAAAAGCCCAAGTCGTCCTAAGCAGGCTGTGCGTCGGTTCAGACGGTGAAGATTTGCAATGCAGATTTTTCGCTCGGCTTCATTTGAAAATTAGCACGGAGCAATTGGGGATTTAGCAATACGGTTTTTGAGTTCGGCTTGCGGGCAAAGATCCCGCGGCCCGGAGGGGAGCAAGTCTCTAGAATGCCTCGTAAGGGACACATAGCGCGCCGCGTAATCAATCC includes:
- a CDS encoding 30S ribosomal protein S12, encoding MPTFNQLVKSGRKRMRVRTASPALQSCPQKRGVCTRVYTTTPKKPNSALRKVARVRLTNGIEVTAYIPGVGHNLQEHSIVLIRGGRVKDLPGVRYHIIRGTLDTAGVANRKQGRSKYGAKKPKSS